The Bradyrhizobium diazoefficiens genome contains the following window.
AAGGGCTGCCGGCGTAATAGTGCCAGGTCTCGACCGCATCGATGCGATGCCAGTGCGAGCGCTCGCCACGCGCGAGCAGGAAATAGATGAGGGTTGAGCGCGACCGGCCGTTGGCGTCGGTGGTCTGGTCGCGAAAGGTCTCACGATAATGCCCGCCCTCGGGGTGTGGGCGGAGTTCAAGGCGCGCGATGATCTCGGCTGCGGTCGGCATCGATCCCCGTCAGGACTCGTTCTTCAGGATTTGTTTTTGCGCTCGCGCAGCTCGCCGAACACCGCGGCGGCATCCGCGCCCTTCATGTGTAGCCTGGCTGCGACCGAGGGTTCATCAGCGCGCAGGAACACGTTTGCTCGCTTCTCATCACCAAGCAGTGAGGGAATGGTCGGCTTGTTCTCCGCCCGCAGTTTCGCCACCTCCGCCGCGCGCGCCTGGAGCGCCGCATTGTCGGGCTCGACGGTGAGCGCGAACTTGACGTTGGAGGCGGTGTATTCGTGTCCGCAATAGAG
Protein-coding sequences here:
- a CDS encoding cupin domain-containing protein, yielding MPTAAEIIARLELRPHPEGGHYRETFRDQTTDANGRSRSTLIYFLLARGERSHWHRIDAVETWHYYAGSPLTLRIAHHGCSQHEVRLGTDLVGGERPQAIVPADAWQMAETTGEWTLVGCTVAPAFEFAKFELAPMGWEP